A portion of the Candidatus Cloacimonadota bacterium genome contains these proteins:
- a CDS encoding leucyl aminopeptidase — MKIDLLRKPAEHMDTVIIMHGEKGDFHSIEYLPDHIKNAVSVIIKQDEYTFGYKSLKSFPLVHARHRSNIILCGVGNTHDLDCSRLRELFALCFRAALKLGAREVYLYPGFSNPVGEVNFGHIVAEAALLTAYKFDKYLSDSKSHSLEAVHLAVNPKTTRHINRGILEGRIFAESTNIARDLVNEPANVIHPESLADAAKKAALQYGFSIEVFGLDKLKRLKMDAFLAVGKGSKQEPRLILMSYHGNPEPKAKTIGLVGKGLTYDSGGYCIKTPQGMVNMKNDMAGAAAVIGTFAAIATLKLKVNVQGVIAACENMISGAAYHTGDIIRSMSGKTIEVINTDAEGRLTLADAIHYAISREHVSKVIDIATLTGAAVGALGNQITAVLTNNEQLLEKLQLASDFTGEKIWQLPAHDPYLDLIKSEIADLKNSGGPLAGAITAGLFIREFVDDKPWLHIDIAGTALKDRESGINAYGATGIGVRLLTQLLREME, encoded by the coding sequence ATGAAGATCGACCTGCTGCGCAAACCCGCGGAACACATGGACACCGTGATCATCATGCACGGTGAGAAAGGTGACTTCCACAGCATCGAATATCTGCCCGACCATATCAAGAACGCCGTGAGCGTGATCATTAAACAGGATGAATACACTTTCGGCTATAAAAGCCTGAAGAGCTTTCCCCTGGTGCATGCCCGCCATCGCAGCAACATAATTCTTTGCGGCGTGGGCAACACGCACGACCTGGACTGCTCCAGGCTGCGTGAGCTCTTCGCCCTCTGTTTCCGGGCCGCCCTCAAGCTCGGTGCCCGCGAAGTGTATCTCTACCCCGGCTTCAGCAATCCCGTGGGCGAGGTCAATTTCGGCCACATCGTGGCAGAAGCGGCGCTGCTCACCGCCTATAAATTCGACAAATACCTCAGCGACAGTAAAAGCCACAGCTTGGAAGCCGTGCATCTGGCGGTGAATCCCAAAACCACCCGCCACATCAACCGCGGCATCCTCGAAGGACGCATCTTTGCGGAATCCACGAACATCGCCCGCGATCTGGTGAACGAGCCCGCCAACGTGATCCATCCCGAATCCCTGGCCGACGCCGCCAAGAAAGCCGCCCTCCAATACGGTTTCTCCATCGAGGTCTTCGGGCTGGACAAGCTGAAACGCCTGAAAATGGACGCCTTTCTGGCCGTGGGTAAAGGTTCGAAGCAAGAACCCCGGCTGATCCTGATGTCCTATCACGGCAATCCCGAACCCAAGGCCAAAACCATCGGCCTTGTGGGCAAAGGCCTCACCTACGACAGCGGCGGCTACTGCATCAAAACCCCGCAGGGCATGGTGAACATGAAGAACGACATGGCCGGCGCTGCCGCCGTGATCGGCACCTTTGCCGCCATCGCCACCCTCAAGCTCAAGGTGAACGTGCAGGGCGTGATCGCCGCCTGTGAAAACATGATCTCCGGCGCCGCCTACCACACCGGCGACATCATCCGCAGCATGAGCGGCAAGACCATCGAGGTCATCAACACGGACGCGGAGGGACGGCTCACCCTGGCAGACGCCATCCACTACGCCATCAGCCGCGAACACGTGAGCAAGGTGATCGACATCGCCACCCTCACCGGCGCGGCAGTTGGCGCGCTCGGCAACCAGATAACCGCCGTGCTCACCAACAACGAGCAGCTGCTGGAAAAGCTGCAGCTCGCTTCCGATTTCACCGGCGAAAAGATCTGGCAACTACCTGCCCACGATCCCTATCTGGACCTCATCAAAAGCGAGATCGCGGACCTCAAGAACAGCGGCGGCCCCCTCGCCGGAGCCATCACCGCAGGGCTCTTCATCCGCGAATTTGTGGATGACAAACCCTGGCTGCACATCGACATAGCCGGAACAGCCCTGAAAGACAGGGAAAGCGGGATCAACGCTTACGGCGCCACCGGCATCGGCGTGCGCCTGCTTACCCAGCTTCTGCGCGAGATGGAATGA
- a CDS encoding metal ABC transporter substrate-binding protein, which produces MKRTALLMVLLLALFSCKPADQEQRPLVMATIHPYELLLRELLGPGFEVRTLIPANASPHTYSPGPKDIKALREAGLALSNGLGLETDLERAFTALGETHLRAEELLRDALPNTENPHVWLSPVLMEKLALRLSERLQKMFPERSEEIANRALDLVARLAALDERISRERSAFGSTPLISFHDSFHHFNANYGINDLGSVQSSPGREPTPRELARLGELIRANGVQAICVEPQMDKRSAEVLAREFDLRMIELDPLGFSIKARTLPELIGANWDRMKQAWQPETDL; this is translated from the coding sequence ATGAAGCGAACAGCCCTGCTGATGGTTCTGCTGCTGGCTCTCTTCAGCTGTAAACCAGCCGATCAGGAACAGCGTCCGCTGGTGATGGCCACCATCCATCCCTATGAGCTCTTGCTCAGGGAACTGTTGGGGCCAGGTTTCGAGGTTCGCACTCTTATCCCGGCCAACGCCTCGCCCCACACCTACAGTCCAGGCCCCAAGGACATCAAAGCCCTGCGCGAAGCCGGGTTGGCGCTTTCCAACGGCCTGGGCCTGGAAACCGATCTGGAGAGGGCTTTCACCGCTTTGGGCGAAACCCATCTCCGGGCTGAGGAACTGCTGCGGGATGCTCTTCCGAATACTGAAAACCCCCATGTCTGGCTTTCGCCGGTGCTGATGGAAAAGCTCGCCCTGCGCCTCAGCGAGCGCCTGCAAAAGATGTTTCCCGAGCGCAGCGAGGAGATCGCCAACCGTGCCTTGGATCTCGTGGCCCGCCTGGCCGCGCTGGATGAGAGGATCAGCCGCGAACGCTCCGCTTTCGGCTCCACCCCGCTGATCAGCTTTCACGACAGTTTCCACCATTTCAACGCCAACTACGGCATCAACGACCTTGGCAGCGTGCAAAGCTCTCCGGGCCGAGAACCCACCCCCCGCGAACTGGCCCGCCTGGGAGAACTGATCCGGGCCAACGGCGTGCAGGCGATCTGTGTGGAACCCCAGATGGACAAAAGATCGGCGGAGGTTTTGGCCAGGGAATTCGATCTGCGGATGATCGAGCTGGACCCGCTGGGCTTCAGCATCAAAGCCCGAACCTTGCCGGAACTCATCGGCGCGAACTGGGACAGGATGAAACAGGCCTGGCAGCCTGAAACCGATCTGTGA
- a CDS encoding metal ABC transporter ATP-binding protein, whose product MIKISGLSHHYGGNPVLEDIDLELADGEFVAIIGPNGAGKSTLIKLILGLLPLQSGSIEIDGLPHLQWLRSHPLGYLPQHEEFDRKFPATALDLVLLGLAGELGLGRRFSAVHKDRARQALAKTRIADLAKKPLGSLSGGELQRVYLARALVSESDYLILDEPEASVDLPGVQSFFSLLKDLNEAGKTVITISHDLNTLTQYCSFLVCLNRRLHCHTQTDLVNAELIHKTFGETVRIIEKDY is encoded by the coding sequence GTGATCAAGATCTCCGGCCTTTCCCACCACTACGGCGGCAACCCCGTGCTCGAGGACATCGATCTCGAGCTGGCCGACGGAGAATTTGTGGCCATCATCGGCCCCAACGGCGCGGGAAAATCCACCCTGATCAAGCTGATCCTGGGGCTTCTTCCCCTGCAGAGCGGCTCCATCGAGATAGATGGCCTGCCGCACCTGCAGTGGCTGCGGTCCCATCCCCTGGGTTATTTGCCCCAGCACGAGGAATTTGACCGGAAATTCCCCGCCACCGCCCTCGACCTGGTGCTGCTGGGCCTGGCCGGGGAATTGGGCCTTGGCCGGCGTTTCAGCGCGGTTCACAAGGACCGGGCGCGACAGGCCCTGGCCAAAACCCGGATCGCCGACCTCGCGAAAAAACCCCTCGGAAGTCTTTCCGGCGGAGAACTTCAGCGTGTTTACCTGGCCCGGGCGCTAGTTTCCGAGAGCGACTACCTCATCCTGGACGAACCGGAGGCCTCCGTGGACCTGCCCGGAGTGCAGAGCTTCTTCTCCCTCCTGAAAGACCTCAACGAGGCGGGCAAAACGGTGATCACCATCTCTCACGACCTCAACACCCTCACCCAATACTGCAGCTTCCTGGTTTGCCTCAACCGCCGCCTCCACTGCCACACCCAGACCGATCTGGTGAACGCTGAGCTTATCCACAAAACCTTCGGTGAGACCGTGCGCATCATCGAAAAGGACTACTGA
- a CDS encoding metal ABC transporter permease: MFSFLVHALLAALLSSVCLALFSPFVTLRRVSYLGEALSHIAFAGIALALLLGLNLQFTTLLFVIAVALAITWLARRRQLQEANTITIFLSVSMALGIILISLRRGYSFDLASYLFGNVLLASSADLWQLGALLAINLGFIGFFYKELFYLSYNADLAEFYRLPVRTVDRLFMILLAANIVITLRAAGIILVSAQLILPAATAFNLVRRLDHAVAACALIAILAAAGGFALSWWLNLPTGANIVLLEFFLYLLSLLLRPRSA; encoded by the coding sequence ATGTTTTCCTTCCTGGTTCACGCCCTGCTCGCCGCGCTGCTCTCCTCGGTCTGTCTGGCCCTCTTTTCGCCCTTCGTAACCCTGCGCCGGGTGTCCTATCTGGGTGAAGCGCTTTCTCACATCGCTTTTGCCGGGATCGCCCTGGCTTTGCTGCTGGGGCTCAATCTGCAGTTCACCACCCTGCTCTTCGTGATCGCCGTGGCTTTGGCCATCACCTGGCTGGCCCGGCGGCGCCAATTGCAGGAAGCCAACACCATCACCATCTTCCTCAGCGTATCCATGGCCCTGGGGATAATCCTGATCTCCCTCCGCCGCGGCTACAGCTTCGACCTGGCCAGCTACCTCTTCGGCAACGTGCTGCTGGCCTCAAGCGCCGACCTCTGGCAGTTGGGCGCCCTCCTGGCCATCAATCTGGGCTTCATCGGCTTCTTTTACAAGGAACTCTTCTACCTTTCCTACAATGCCGATCTGGCCGAGTTTTACCGCCTGCCGGTGCGGACCGTGGACCGCCTCTTCATGATCCTGCTGGCCGCCAACATCGTGATCACGCTTCGCGCCGCCGGGATCATCCTGGTGAGCGCTCAGCTCATCCTGCCCGCAGCCACCGCCTTCAATCTGGTGAGACGCCTCGACCACGCCGTGGCCGCCTGCGCCCTCATCGCCATCCTTGCCGCGGCCGGCGGTTTCGCGCTCTCCTGGTGGCTCAATCTGCCCACCGGCGCCAACATCGTTCTCCTCGAATTCTTCCTCTACCTCCTCAGCCTGCTGCTCCGCCCCCGCTCCGCGTGA
- a CDS encoding phosphatidylglycerol lysyltransferase domain-containing protein has translation MLELKNLTTTDVPLLRQYLERWPRQNCDYSVVNLLTWGLIYGNQYALWRDHLVLFNPKYAYVFFPVGPGLSSAELRELLDGFRASDPEAELILIPENWPQTNPDLEDFFTLKEERDWADYAYAVDRMVNLSGKKLAKKKNLVSQFARTYPAYHVLPITPDKHEVVLRFTEKWKRQRSAEGIYLNTEFQAIQHTLALWDELPVEGIIICHQHKISAYSIFSPINPDMATIHFEKFDPDMKGSAQMINWETARHLQGKYSWLNREQDMGLEGLRQAKLTYQPDFLVKFITGK, from the coding sequence ATGCTCGAACTTAAAAACCTCACCACCACGGACGTGCCCCTGCTGCGCCAGTATCTGGAACGCTGGCCCCGCCAGAACTGCGACTATTCCGTGGTCAACCTCCTCACCTGGGGCCTGATCTACGGCAACCAGTACGCCCTCTGGCGCGATCATCTGGTGCTTTTCAACCCCAAATACGCCTATGTTTTCTTCCCCGTGGGTCCGGGCCTTTCCTCAGCCGAACTGCGCGAATTGCTGGACGGCTTCCGCGCCAGCGATCCGGAGGCCGAACTCATCCTCATCCCGGAGAACTGGCCCCAAACCAATCCCGATCTGGAGGACTTTTTCACCCTCAAAGAAGAGCGCGACTGGGCGGACTACGCTTATGCCGTGGACAGGATGGTGAACCTCAGCGGCAAAAAACTCGCCAAGAAAAAGAACCTCGTCTCCCAATTCGCCAGAACCTATCCAGCCTACCACGTGCTGCCCATCACCCCGGACAAACACGAGGTGGTGCTGCGCTTCACAGAAAAGTGGAAACGCCAGCGCAGCGCAGAGGGGATCTATCTCAACACCGAATTCCAGGCCATCCAACACACCCTGGCCCTGTGGGACGAACTGCCCGTGGAGGGCATCATCATCTGCCACCAACACAAGATCTCCGCCTACTCCATCTTCTCCCCCATCAACCCGGACATGGCCACCATCCACTTCGAAAAATTCGACCCCGACATGAAGGGCAGCGCCCAGATGATCAACTGGGAAACCGCTCGCCACTTGCAGGGAAAGTACAGCTGGCTGAACCGCGAACAGGATATGGGCCTGGAAGGCCTCCGCCAGGCCAAACTAACCTACCAGCCTGACTTCCTGGTGAAATTCATCACCGGGAAGTAG
- a CDS encoding GNAT family N-acetyltransferase, whose protein sequence is MTADIELKIVKEADPAEVLALYRHPGWWQTDENPQYLETVLGIMANSFCFVTARLNGKLIGMGRAISDGVSDAYIQDVVVYSEFRGQGIGAKIVAKLVEFLRSNDIQWIGLISEPGHEDFYERLGFARMPNYTPMLLKMD, encoded by the coding sequence ATGACAGCGGACATAGAACTCAAAATCGTGAAAGAAGCCGATCCGGCCGAGGTCTTGGCCCTCTACCGCCATCCCGGCTGGTGGCAGACGGACGAAAACCCCCAATATCTCGAAACGGTGCTCGGGATAATGGCCAACAGCTTTTGTTTCGTGACCGCGCGCCTGAATGGAAAACTGATCGGCATGGGCCGCGCCATCAGTGACGGCGTGAGCGACGCCTATATCCAGGACGTGGTGGTTTACAGCGAATTCCGCGGCCAGGGCATTGGTGCCAAAATTGTAGCAAAATTGGTCGAATTTCTCCGCTCGAATGACATCCAGTGGATCGGCCTGATCTCGGAACCCGGGCACGAGGATTTCTACGAACGCCTGGGCTTTGCCCGGATGCCGAATTACACGCCCATGCTGCTCAAGATGGACTGA
- a CDS encoding arsenate reductase ArsC, translating to MTKVLILCTGNSCRSIMAETLINHLLGDRYLAYSAGVAHSSVNPWAIRVLEEIGIPTSDLRSKNVSEFLNRDDLDLVITVCDHAKESCPVFFKPIPRVHLGIADPAPFSGHSDAMDFFRRTRDEILAKVITYLKEL from the coding sequence ATGACCAAGGTCCTCATCCTCTGCACCGGCAATTCCTGCCGCAGCATCATGGCTGAAACCCTGATCAACCATCTGCTGGGCGACCGTTATCTGGCTTACTCGGCCGGAGTAGCGCATTCTTCGGTTAACCCATGGGCGATCAGAGTTTTGGAAGAGATAGGAATACCTACATCAGATCTGAGGTCAAAGAACGTTTCGGAGTTTCTGAACCGGGATGATCTGGACCTGGTGATCACCGTTTGCGACCACGCCAAAGAAAGCTGTCCTGTCTTCTTTAAACCCATACCCCGGGTGCATCTTGGTATAGCTGATCCCGCCCCCTTTTCCGGGCATTCTGATGCCATGGATTTCTTCCGCAGGACCAGGGATGAGATCCTGGCCAAGGTGATCACTTACCTCAAGGAGCTGTGA
- a CDS encoding thioredoxin family protein: MKKLLILLTAMMLLSACGAKTEGDAAADQPTNDPTAETATPAADSLSQTTKIQPLATFIELGAESCIPCKMMQPILTELRDEYQGLLKVEFTDLYKDRAAAQKYSVRVMPTQVFLDADGREFFRHEGFYPKAEIEKMLLEKIGIRKPEDNVPQTDTTRP, translated from the coding sequence ATGAAAAAACTGCTCATCCTGCTTACCGCCATGATGCTGCTTTCAGCCTGCGGAGCTAAAACCGAAGGCGACGCCGCCGCGGACCAGCCCACGAACGATCCCACCGCGGAAACAGCCACCCCAGCCGCTGATTCTTTGTCTCAGACCACCAAAATCCAACCCTTGGCCACCTTCATCGAACTCGGCGCCGAATCCTGCATCCCCTGCAAGATGATGCAGCCCATTCTGACAGAGCTCCGGGACGAGTACCAGGGCTTGCTGAAAGTGGAGTTCACGGACCTGTATAAGGATCGCGCCGCCGCACAGAAATACAGTGTGCGCGTGATGCCTACCCAGGTCTTTCTGGACGCGGACGGCCGCGAGTTCTTCCGCCATGAAGGCTTCTACCCCAAGGCTGAGATCGAGAAAATGCTGTTGGAGAAAATCGGGATCAGGAAACCTGAAGACAACGTCCCTCAGACAGATACAACCCGGCCATGA
- a CDS encoding putative zinc-binding protein translates to MSENECGCSCSCGSSDCSEGCVSNSAPTKVYACAGASNVGVISFELTKALHLANKYEMGCSTCIGAGDCGCGGTVAEDGKKDLLIDGCKVACLKKMFENKGITNFNHVIVTQLGVRKEGTFGFPQELIPKLLEKICNKGL, encoded by the coding sequence ATGTCTGAAAACGAATGCGGCTGTTCCTGCTCCTGCGGCAGTTCCGACTGCAGCGAGGGCTGCGTGTCCAACTCTGCCCCCACCAAGGTTTACGCCTGCGCCGGGGCCAGCAACGTGGGCGTGATCTCCTTTGAACTCACCAAAGCCCTGCATCTGGCCAACAAATATGAAATGGGCTGCTCCACCTGCATCGGCGCCGGCGATTGCGGCTGCGGCGGCACCGTTGCGGAGGACGGCAAAAAGGACCTGTTGATCGACGGCTGCAAGGTGGCCTGCCTAAAAAAGATGTTCGAGAACAAGGGCATCACCAACTTCAACCACGTGATCGTTACCCAGCTGGGCGTCCGCAAGGAAGGAACTTTCGGCTTTCCGCAGGAACTCATCCCCAAACTGCTGGAAAAGATCTGCAACAAAGGACTGTGA
- a CDS encoding thioredoxin family protein yields the protein MIIKILGTGCPKCKKLEANALLAMEQSGIEATVEKVTDLNAIMNYGVMMTPALVIGEKVVSSGKVLSPEEIKAIIRKGV from the coding sequence ATGATCATTAAGATCCTCGGGACTGGATGTCCCAAATGCAAGAAACTGGAGGCCAACGCTCTGTTAGCCATGGAACAATCAGGTATCGAAGCCACAGTGGAAAAAGTGACCGATCTGAACGCCATCATGAACTACGGGGTGATGATGACCCCGGCCCTGGTGATCGGTGAAAAAGTGGTCTCCTCCGGCAAGGTCCTTTCCCCGGAAGAGATCAAAGCCATCATCCGCAAAGGAGTTTGA
- a CDS encoding cytochrome C biogenesis protein, with translation MMLQVFNQLSQALASNPVIALLAAFVWGILSVLLSPCHLASIPMIIGYLDGQPDLSTKNAFRLSAFFTLGILAMMALIGLITGLLGKMLGDVGNWTEPLMGVVFMIMAFFIADVFTMPSFLRGGAGKGSPQGIRGALSLGFLLGIALGPCSFAFMAPILGIVFTSAGSRFIFALTLVLAYIIGHCLVIIMAGTFAGSVQSYLKWSSNSLGTKIVKYVCAGLVFLAGLYLISKKFIP, from the coding sequence ATGATGCTGCAGGTCTTCAACCAGCTTAGCCAGGCCCTGGCCTCCAATCCGGTCATAGCGCTGCTGGCTGCCTTTGTGTGGGGAATTCTGAGCGTGCTGCTCAGCCCCTGCCATCTGGCCAGCATTCCCATGATAATAGGGTATCTGGATGGGCAGCCAGACCTTTCGACGAAAAACGCCTTTAGGCTCTCAGCATTCTTCACCTTGGGGATACTGGCCATGATGGCGTTGATCGGGCTGATCACTGGACTGTTGGGCAAGATGCTGGGAGACGTGGGCAACTGGACGGAACCGTTGATGGGCGTGGTTTTCATGATCATGGCATTCTTCATCGCCGATGTCTTTACCATGCCCTCCTTCCTCCGGGGTGGAGCCGGCAAAGGATCACCTCAAGGGATCCGGGGCGCGCTCAGCCTGGGATTCCTGCTCGGTATCGCCTTGGGGCCCTGCTCCTTCGCGTTCATGGCGCCCATTTTGGGGATCGTGTTCACTTCGGCCGGATCGCGCTTCATCTTTGCCTTAACCCTAGTACTGGCCTACATCATAGGCCACTGTCTGGTGATCATTATGGCTGGAACCTTCGCAGGATCAGTACAGTCTTATCTGAAGTGGAGCAGCAATTCCCTGGGCACAAAAATCGTGAAGTATGTCTGTGCCGGCCTGGTATTCCTGGCGGGCCTCTATCTCATTTCAAAAAAATTCATCCCCTGA